One Fundidesulfovibrio terrae genomic window carries:
- a CDS encoding sensor histidine kinase, whose translation MKTLDFKRLRLIIILFTLGFSLLPLLVLGLAVKQRFSSAYQDALQGSLRTLVDSKRNAIDLFLTERLAQLSTLASALTYEEASDPENLGRVFSQLQSTSRYYIDLGVIGMDGRHLAYAGPYDLGDVNYKNEEWFAKVMAKGVHISDVFLGFRKYPHIIIAVLRREGNKSWILRATIDSDVFESFVKRVQMGRKGDAFLVNSHLMLQTKPRFGGNVMEDMELPFRADTRFPGTRVQDLTVNFRHYLYGWTWIENKDWLLVIREDPEDELRPLFEAEYLIWWLLAGGVAVIIAGTVFVTNTMVRRLEHAEREKATLDANLTQSGKMAALGKMAAGVAHEINNPLAIIREQAGWIKDLMEEPEVKAIPQFKEIADSVHRIEHHVERAKNVTHRMLGFARRMEPVMQEVDVNKQLTETVQFLKTEALLRNIDIRMSLAEGMPPTHSDSTQLQQVFLNLIDNAIDAIGKNGELTLTTRYDPVHHEIAAEFADTGCGIAPDKLDKIFDPFFTTKKPGEGTGLGLSIAFGIIEKLGGRITVASTVGQGTTFTVFIPVS comes from the coding sequence ATGAAAACACTCGACTTCAAACGCCTGCGTCTCATCATTATCCTCTTCACGCTGGGCTTTTCGCTCCTGCCGCTTCTTGTGCTCGGCCTGGCCGTGAAGCAACGCTTCTCCAGCGCCTACCAGGACGCCCTCCAGGGCAGCCTGCGCACCCTGGTGGACAGCAAGCGCAACGCCATCGACCTCTTCCTGACCGAACGCCTCGCTCAGCTCTCCACCCTGGCCAGCGCCCTCACCTACGAGGAGGCGTCCGACCCGGAGAACCTCGGGCGCGTGTTCAGCCAGCTGCAGAGCACCTCCCGCTACTATATCGACCTCGGGGTCATCGGTATGGACGGCAGGCACCTGGCCTACGCCGGCCCTTACGACCTGGGAGATGTGAACTATAAGAACGAAGAGTGGTTTGCCAAGGTGATGGCCAAGGGCGTGCACATCTCGGACGTGTTCCTGGGATTCCGCAAGTATCCGCACATCATCATCGCGGTGCTCAGGCGCGAGGGCAACAAGTCCTGGATACTGCGGGCCACCATCGACTCCGACGTGTTCGAGTCCTTCGTCAAGCGGGTGCAGATGGGGCGCAAGGGCGACGCCTTCCTGGTCAACAGCCATCTCATGCTCCAGACCAAGCCGCGCTTCGGCGGCAACGTCATGGAGGACATGGAGCTGCCCTTCCGGGCGGACACCCGCTTCCCCGGCACCCGCGTGCAGGACCTGACGGTGAATTTCCGCCACTACCTCTACGGATGGACCTGGATCGAGAACAAGGACTGGCTGCTGGTCATCCGCGAGGATCCCGAGGACGAACTGCGCCCGCTCTTCGAGGCCGAATACCTCATCTGGTGGCTGCTGGCAGGCGGCGTGGCCGTGATTATCGCGGGCACGGTGTTCGTCACCAACACCATGGTGCGCAGGCTGGAGCACGCCGAACGCGAGAAGGCCACACTGGACGCCAACCTCACCCAGTCCGGCAAGATGGCCGCCCTGGGTAAGATGGCCGCGGGCGTGGCCCACGAGATCAACAACCCGCTGGCCATCATCCGCGAGCAGGCCGGGTGGATCAAGGACCTCATGGAAGAGCCGGAGGTCAAGGCCATCCCCCAGTTCAAGGAGATAGCCGACTCGGTGCACCGCATCGAGCACCACGTGGAGCGGGCTAAGAACGTCACCCACCGTATGCTCGGCTTCGCCAGGCGCATGGAGCCAGTCATGCAGGAGGTGGACGTCAACAAGCAGCTCACCGAAACGGTGCAGTTCCTCAAGACCGAGGCCCTGCTGCGCAACATCGACATCCGCATGAGCCTGGCCGAAGGCATGCCCCCCACGCACTCGGACTCCACCCAGCTGCAGCAGGTGTTTCTGAACCTCATCGACAACGCCATCGACGCCATCGGCAAGAACGGCGAGCTGACCCTCACCACGCGCTACGATCCCGTCCATCACGAGATCGCCGCCGAGTTCGCGGACACCGGCTGCGGCATCGCGCCGGACAAGCTGGACAAGATATTCGATCCCTTCTTCACCACCAAGAAACCCGGGGAAGGCACGGGCCTGGGCCTGTCCATCGCCTTCGGGATCATCGAAAAACTCGGCGGACGCATCACCGTGGCCAGCACCGTGGGCCAGGGCACCACCTTCACGGTTTTCATCCCGGTCAGCTGA
- a CDS encoding response regulator, which yields MTAPVKLLCVDDEERFVTTLARLLSLKNMAVTTALSGEEALEGFSPGKFDVALVDVKMPGISGVDLLTELKKRDPQLEVIILTGHASVDIAAEIMSRGGADYLLKPCPTSEVEAKILSAMERRAARSGG from the coding sequence ATGACCGCCCCCGTGAAGCTGCTCTGCGTGGACGACGAAGAACGCTTCGTGACCACCCTGGCCCGGCTGCTTTCGCTTAAGAACATGGCCGTGACCACGGCGCTCTCGGGTGAAGAGGCCCTGGAGGGCTTCTCGCCCGGCAAGTTCGACGTGGCCCTGGTGGACGTGAAGATGCCCGGGATATCCGGGGTGGACCTGCTCACGGAACTCAAGAAGCGCGACCCCCAGCTTGAGGTGATCATCCTCACCGGGCACGCCTCGGTGGACATCGCGGCGGAGATCATGAGCAGGGGCGGCGCGGACTACCTGCTCAAGCCCTGCCCCACCAGTGAAGTCGAGGCGAAGATTCTCTCGGCCATGGAGCGCCGGGCGGCCCGATCGGGGGGCTGA
- a CDS encoding sigma-54-dependent transcriptional regulator, translating into MGFFVPQRPIRGSLVSSLGSPSGWSIRRRLLAAILPLITLILLSVGYATKWVAGRYLSMALERTTKVLTMGQADAVGDLFEQARQDILLLARGERTGEAGHRFLSVQSHIKSGIYREVSYISVGGETQEYFVDGGREICRVGKDYVGRVINSAVLAPSRMAEPRLGVVALLDMAEVIYPPGVLPDAGAGATFSVFRLVTPVADQQGKIAGFWVLSVDGRATRDILSLYNSPKSPLAAFPRTAEKRYSFFFDRNGWILFQSGNIEEREQPLSTDLARSGLTGDHGMPGFPGAFRPTAANEAYWRMVVDVQAGRTDIENVSPVLDLNAGGHDSYSLGFAPVLFKTYPDKAPEVLGGVAFMDKSRLLLAADYRIYDVLLVIFIVALALTVGMICVVSRVITRPMLDLSSAVRAMSQDGVLEPIKLPDRDRETTSVKDSVNHLLEALLFQREELRLKDAHIKDNFLRQPLDLGEKLSASPDPDPIEGIIGTSQAMRGLKWLIRKAASVDPDVLIIGETGTGKEVSAQAIHKLSHRAKGPFISINCGALDENLLLDALFGHVKGAFSEAKGERKGAFLAAQGGTILLDEIGNASPKVQQALLRALAARTIIPLGSDEEIPFDARVMAATNVDLLECVKEGTFREDLYYRLKVITLNVPPLRERMEDIPLLVDAFLKESARVMNKPSMTLSRGAWERMTAHNWPGNVRELKHCLMRAVAMADSDTILVEDLRFDAQTPITQWKAPSEPGREDAASSDEIPRAQPQPAQRAEPPSLDGLSERQRTGIAYLQEHGSMSRAKYQAIVGENVPPRTAQYDLRDLVERGLLTVKGKGPATKYVLAGGHSHAR; encoded by the coding sequence ATGGGGTTTTTCGTTCCACAGCGCCCCATCCGGGGCAGCCTCGTGTCGAGCTTGGGGAGCCCGTCGGGCTGGAGCATCCGCAGGAGGCTCCTGGCCGCCATCCTGCCGCTCATCACCCTCATCCTCCTGAGCGTGGGCTACGCCACCAAATGGGTGGCGGGCCGCTATCTGAGCATGGCCCTGGAGCGCACCACCAAGGTGCTCACCATGGGGCAGGCCGACGCCGTGGGGGATCTCTTCGAACAGGCCCGGCAGGACATCCTCCTGCTGGCCCGGGGCGAGAGGACCGGCGAGGCCGGGCATCGCTTCCTCTCCGTCCAGTCGCACATCAAGTCCGGAATCTACCGCGAGGTGTCCTACATCTCCGTGGGCGGGGAAACCCAGGAATACTTCGTGGACGGCGGCCGCGAAATATGCCGGGTGGGCAAGGATTACGTTGGGAGGGTGATCAATTCCGCCGTGCTCGCCCCGTCCAGGATGGCGGAACCCCGGCTGGGAGTGGTGGCGCTCCTGGACATGGCAGAGGTGATCTATCCGCCAGGGGTACTCCCCGACGCGGGGGCGGGGGCCACCTTCTCCGTCTTCCGGCTGGTGACGCCCGTGGCCGACCAGCAGGGCAAGATCGCCGGTTTCTGGGTCCTCTCGGTGGACGGCAGGGCCACCAGGGACATACTCTCGCTCTACAACTCTCCGAAATCCCCCCTGGCCGCCTTTCCCCGCACCGCAGAGAAACGCTACAGCTTCTTTTTCGACCGCAACGGATGGATTCTCTTCCAGTCCGGCAACATCGAGGAGCGCGAACAGCCCCTCTCCACCGACTTGGCCCGGTCCGGACTCACCGGCGACCACGGAATGCCCGGTTTCCCGGGGGCGTTCAGGCCCACCGCCGCCAACGAGGCGTACTGGCGCATGGTGGTGGACGTGCAGGCCGGGCGCACGGACATTGAAAACGTCAGTCCGGTCCTGGACCTGAACGCCGGCGGACACGACAGCTATTCCCTGGGCTTCGCCCCGGTGCTGTTCAAGACCTATCCGGACAAGGCTCCGGAAGTCCTTGGCGGGGTTGCCTTCATGGACAAGTCGCGCCTGCTCCTTGCGGCGGACTACCGCATCTACGACGTGCTGCTGGTGATATTCATCGTGGCCCTGGCCCTGACGGTGGGCATGATCTGTGTGGTATCGCGCGTCATCACCCGGCCCATGCTGGATTTGTCCAGTGCCGTGCGGGCGATGTCCCAGGACGGGGTGCTCGAACCCATCAAGCTGCCCGATCGCGACCGCGAGACCACCTCGGTCAAGGATTCGGTGAACCATCTTCTGGAGGCCCTGCTCTTCCAAAGGGAGGAACTGCGGCTCAAGGACGCCCACATCAAGGACAACTTCCTGCGCCAGCCGCTGGACCTGGGCGAAAAGCTCTCCGCGTCCCCGGACCCGGATCCCATCGAAGGCATCATCGGGACCAGCCAGGCCATGCGCGGCCTCAAGTGGCTCATCCGCAAGGCCGCCTCGGTGGATCCGGACGTGCTCATCATCGGCGAGACCGGCACCGGCAAGGAGGTGTCCGCCCAGGCCATCCACAAGCTTTCCCACAGGGCCAAGGGGCCGTTCATCTCCATCAACTGCGGCGCCTTGGACGAAAACCTCCTCCTGGACGCCCTGTTCGGGCATGTGAAGGGGGCCTTTTCCGAAGCCAAGGGGGAGCGCAAGGGCGCGTTCCTGGCAGCGCAGGGCGGCACGATCCTTCTCGACGAGATCGGCAACGCCTCCCCGAAGGTGCAGCAGGCGCTGTTGCGCGCCCTGGCCGCCAGGACCATCATCCCCCTGGGCAGCGACGAGGAAATTCCCTTCGACGCTCGGGTCATGGCCGCCACCAACGTGGACCTGCTGGAGTGCGTCAAGGAGGGCACATTCAGGGAGGACCTTTATTACCGGCTGAAGGTCATCACCCTGAACGTCCCGCCCCTGCGCGAGAGGATGGAGGACATCCCCCTGCTGGTGGACGCGTTCCTGAAGGAATCCGCCAGGGTCATGAACAAGCCATCCATGACCCTGTCCCGGGGGGCCTGGGAACGCATGACCGCCCACAACTGGCCCGGCAACGTGCGCGAGCTCAAGCACTGCCTCATGCGGGCCGTGGCCATGGCCGATTCGGACACCATCCTCGTGGAGGACCTGCGGTTCGATGCCCAGACTCCGATCACCCAGTGGAAGGCGCCGAGCGAGCCGGGCCGGGAGGACGCAGCGTCCTCGGACGAAATCCCGCGCGCCCAGCCGCAGCCGGCCCAGCGGGCGGAGCCGCCTTCCCTCGACGGACTGAGCGAACGCCAACGGACGGGGATCGCGTATCTCCAGGAGCATGGGAGCATGTCCCGGGCGAAATACCAGGCCATCGTCGGGGAGAACGTGCCTCCCCGGACCGCGCAATACGACTTGCGCGATCTGGTGGAACGAGGTTTGCTCACCGTGAAGGGCAAGGGCCCGGCCACGAAGTACGTGCTGGCCGGAGGGCATTCTCACGCCCGATAG
- a CDS encoding response regulator has translation MDKARILVVDDEKDFNETVVKRLNRRGFQAETALSGPEALGILEKREFDVALLDIMMPGMDGIEVLREMKKRHPGLEVILLTGHASVESGVQGMSMGANAYLLKPVDFEELLGAIAQAHERKLLGAENA, from the coding sequence ATGGACAAGGCGAGGATTCTGGTCGTCGACGACGAGAAGGACTTCAACGAAACCGTGGTGAAGCGCCTGAACAGGCGCGGCTTCCAGGCGGAGACGGCCCTCTCCGGCCCCGAGGCGCTGGGGATTCTCGAAAAGCGCGAATTCGACGTGGCCCTGCTGGACATCATGATGCCCGGCATGGACGGCATCGAAGTGCTGCGCGAGATGAAGAAACGCCATCCCGGCCTGGAGGTCATCCTGCTCACCGGGCACGCCTCGGTGGAGTCCGGCGTGCAGGGCATGTCCATGGGCGCCAACGCCTATCTCCTCAAGCCCGTGGATTTCGAGGAGCTGTTGGGAGCCATCGCCCAGGCCCACGAGCGCAAGCTCCTCGGCGCGGAAAATGCCTGA
- a CDS encoding CapA family protein: MDHRATLRLFLCGDVMTGRGIDQILPHPGDPTLYEDYVKDAREYVRLAELANGRIERPVDFSSIWGDALAELETATPDFRIINLETSITTSGRYWPGKAVHYRMHPRNIGSLSAARIDCCCLANNHVLDWGREGLRETLETLDAAGLGHAGAGLDDAGASAPAVLDGGPKGRVLVYALGSATSGIPDGWAATPRASGVNLLPDISEKTAHAFTERIGRDRRPGDAVVASIHWGGNWGFAIAPAQVRFARALVDGGVDVVHGHSSHHARGLELYRGRLVIYGCGDFLTDYEGIGGYEEFRADLALMYFADVTLGGSEPVRTRLIPMRMRQLRLERASADEARWLSMILNRAGEPFGTAVTLHDDGAMTVGSGG; encoded by the coding sequence ATGGACCACAGGGCAACGCTTCGCCTGTTTCTGTGCGGCGACGTCATGACCGGCAGGGGCATCGACCAGATCCTGCCCCATCCGGGCGATCCCACCCTGTACGAAGACTACGTCAAGGACGCCCGGGAATACGTGCGCCTGGCCGAACTGGCCAACGGGCGCATCGAGCGGCCTGTGGATTTTTCCTCCATATGGGGCGACGCCCTGGCCGAACTGGAAACGGCCACGCCGGACTTCAGGATCATCAACCTGGAGACCAGCATCACGACCAGCGGCCGGTATTGGCCCGGGAAGGCCGTCCACTACCGCATGCATCCCCGCAACATAGGCTCCCTGAGCGCGGCGCGCATCGATTGCTGCTGCCTGGCCAACAACCACGTGCTTGACTGGGGTCGCGAGGGCCTGCGGGAGACGCTTGAAACACTCGACGCAGCAGGATTAGGCCATGCCGGTGCAGGCCTGGACGATGCCGGAGCATCCGCGCCAGCGGTGCTGGACGGCGGCCCCAAGGGGCGCGTGCTGGTCTACGCGCTGGGATCCGCCACCAGCGGCATTCCGGACGGCTGGGCGGCCACGCCGCGCGCCTCCGGAGTGAACCTGCTGCCGGACATCTCCGAAAAAACCGCCCACGCGTTCACTGAGCGCATCGGGCGGGACAGGCGTCCCGGCGATGCGGTGGTGGCATCCATCCATTGGGGCGGAAACTGGGGCTTTGCCATCGCCCCCGCGCAGGTCCGCTTTGCCCGGGCCTTGGTGGACGGCGGCGTGGACGTGGTACACGGCCACTCCTCGCACCATGCGCGGGGGCTGGAACTCTACCGGGGCCGGCTCGTCATCTACGGTTGCGGGGATTTCCTGACCGACTACGAAGGCATCGGGGGCTACGAGGAATTCCGGGCGGACCTTGCGCTCATGTACTTCGCCGATGTCACCCTCGGAGGCTCTGAACCGGTCCGGACGCGGCTGATCCCCATGCGCATGCGGCAGCTGCGCCTGGAGCGAGCGAGCGCCGACGAGGCGCGCTGGCTGAGCATGATCCTCAACCGTGCGGGAGAGCCCTTCGGGACCGCCGTCACGCTGCACGACGACGGCGCCATGACCGTCGGTTCGGGAGGCTAG
- a CDS encoding PEP/pyruvate-binding domain-containing protein: MANLESPILENLKRFFRPLFGKSPAGRKDTQALFRFKYVNFQELLESNAELLRVIASMEEKLPGRDVFGMAFLHAAASQGVFHCLRMIRGYENLSETPQPVLREKVEAIREEIKAALSVGASDNGPWFKDFSEISLADDDLVGGKCSRLGESRNRASLPVPEGFAITTAAFRAFLRESDLASEIAKRTMSLDPSDAASIQEASEDIQRLMLLAPFPTGFEDELHHRHATLAERLGVPSEEIKVAMRSSALGEDGDLSFAGQYLSVLGVASTKLSESYRYVAASLYTPRAMAYRLQKGVPDEAAAMGVACLAMVQSKASGVMYTRHPFDPEDANILINAVWGLGPYAVDGVVSPDRYVVAKPGLEILAVDVARKPVQLACSPGGGVVRSEVEAPLAAQPCLNPALIRELAGWGVRLEAHYGAPQDVEWALDHADRLILLQSRPLAPPLDAKAKRKASAPVPGREVLLEGGEAASPGAGCGEVFHVLRDDDLAEFPDGAVLVAAHSSPKFMVVMARARAIITDHGSVTGHMASLAREFGVPAILGLEGASGTLKKGEVVTVDADNRRVYSGRVEEVLSAREEARAPMLGTPVHGLLRAVHSLVGPLNLIDPKAPEFSPRHCRTLHDITRYLHEKSYSAMFTLGDNASGEGGMAVRLDAGIGLDLHVIDLGGGLSGNEPCAGSACLAQVASRPLQALMRGLADEAFVAKGPRPVHLRGFLSVMGRQMVDGASMSAERFGDKSYAIVSDKYLNFSSRVGYHYGVLDSYCGNTVNKNYITFAFKGGAAGEDRRERRARAIALILERLGFTVAVSADRVEGRFQKYPAELIEARLVQLGRLLQYTRQTDMLMTSEEAVTAMAESFMRGETVFGTGGGMQEEPPAAREEIF; encoded by the coding sequence ATGGCCAACCTGGAGAGTCCCATCCTGGAAAACCTGAAGCGATTCTTCAGGCCGCTTTTCGGGAAGTCCCCGGCCGGGCGTAAGGACACCCAAGCCCTTTTCCGCTTCAAGTACGTCAATTTCCAGGAACTGCTCGAGTCCAACGCGGAGCTCCTGCGCGTGATCGCCTCCATGGAGGAGAAGCTGCCGGGCAGGGACGTCTTCGGCATGGCCTTTCTCCACGCCGCAGCCAGCCAGGGGGTGTTCCACTGCCTGCGCATGATTCGCGGGTATGAAAATCTTTCCGAAACCCCCCAACCGGTTTTGCGTGAGAAAGTCGAGGCGATCCGGGAGGAGATCAAGGCTGCCCTGTCGGTGGGTGCGAGCGACAACGGTCCATGGTTCAAGGATTTCAGTGAAATCAGCCTGGCTGACGACGATCTTGTCGGCGGGAAATGTTCGCGTCTCGGTGAATCGCGCAATCGCGCAAGTCTTCCCGTTCCCGAGGGGTTCGCGATAACCACGGCCGCGTTCCGCGCGTTTTTACGCGAGTCGGACCTGGCCTCCGAGATCGCCAAGAGGACCATGTCCCTGGACCCCTCCGATGCCGCCTCCATTCAGGAGGCCAGCGAGGACATCCAGCGCCTCATGCTCCTTGCGCCCTTCCCGACGGGGTTCGAGGACGAACTCCACCACCGCCACGCCACCCTGGCCGAAAGGCTCGGCGTTCCTTCCGAAGAGATCAAGGTGGCCATGCGCTCAAGCGCCTTGGGGGAGGACGGCGACCTCTCCTTCGCCGGGCAATACCTCTCGGTGCTGGGCGTGGCGTCAACCAAGCTGAGCGAGAGCTACCGCTACGTGGCGGCCAGCCTCTATACGCCCCGGGCCATGGCTTACCGGCTACAGAAAGGCGTTCCCGACGAGGCAGCGGCCATGGGCGTGGCCTGTCTGGCCATGGTGCAATCCAAGGCCAGCGGGGTGATGTACACGCGCCATCCCTTCGATCCGGAAGACGCGAACATCCTCATCAACGCGGTCTGGGGCCTGGGGCCCTACGCCGTGGACGGGGTGGTCTCGCCTGACCGCTACGTGGTCGCCAAGCCCGGGCTGGAAATCCTCGCCGTGGACGTGGCCCGCAAGCCAGTCCAGCTCGCGTGCAGCCCCGGCGGAGGCGTCGTCCGCTCCGAGGTGGAGGCTCCCCTGGCCGCGCAGCCCTGCCTGAACCCCGCGCTGATACGGGAGCTGGCCGGATGGGGCGTCCGGCTGGAAGCCCACTACGGCGCCCCCCAGGACGTGGAATGGGCCCTGGACCACGCGGACAGGCTGATCCTCTTGCAGTCCCGGCCCCTGGCCCCGCCCTTGGACGCTAAGGCGAAGCGCAAGGCGTCGGCGCCGGTGCCGGGCCGCGAGGTCCTTCTGGAAGGAGGAGAGGCCGCCTCGCCCGGAGCCGGATGCGGAGAGGTCTTCCATGTCCTCCGTGACGACGACCTGGCGGAATTCCCCGACGGCGCGGTGCTGGTGGCCGCGCATTCCTCCCCGAAGTTCATGGTGGTCATGGCCCGGGCCCGGGCCATCATCACCGACCACGGCAGCGTCACCGGGCACATGGCCTCCTTGGCCAGGGAGTTCGGCGTTCCGGCCATCCTCGGACTGGAGGGGGCATCCGGGACGCTTAAGAAGGGGGAAGTGGTCACTGTGGACGCTGACAACCGCCGAGTCTACTCCGGCCGGGTCGAGGAGGTGCTGTCGGCCAGGGAGGAAGCCCGCGCGCCCATGCTGGGCACTCCGGTGCACGGGCTTCTGCGCGCGGTGCATTCCCTGGTGGGGCCGCTCAACCTGATCGACCCAAAGGCGCCCGAGTTCTCCCCCCGTCACTGCCGGACCTTGCACGACATCACCCGCTACCTGCATGAGAAGTCCTACTCCGCCATGTTCACGCTCGGGGACAATGCCTCGGGCGAAGGGGGCATGGCCGTGCGCCTGGATGCGGGCATTGGCCTCGACCTGCACGTGATCGACCTGGGCGGGGGGCTTTCGGGCAATGAGCCCTGCGCGGGCTCGGCCTGCCTGGCCCAGGTGGCCTCCAGGCCGCTCCAGGCCCTCATGCGCGGCCTGGCGGACGAGGCGTTCGTTGCCAAGGGCCCCCGGCCGGTGCACCTGCGCGGATTCCTGTCGGTTATGGGCCGGCAGATGGTTGACGGGGCCAGCATGAGCGCCGAGCGCTTCGGGGACAAGAGCTACGCCATCGTCTCGGACAAGTACCTGAATTTCAGCTCCCGCGTGGGCTATCATTACGGGGTGCTGGACAGCTATTGCGGCAACACCGTGAACAAGAACTACATCACTTTTGCCTTCAAGGGCGGGGCCGCGGGGGAGGATCGCCGCGAGCGGCGCGCCCGGGCCATCGCGCTCATTCTGGAGCGGCTCGGCTTCACGGTGGCCGTGAGCGCGGACCGGGTGGAGGGGCGCTTCCAGAAATACCCGGCCGAGCTGATCGAGGCCCGGCTCGTGCAACTGGGCAGGCTTCTGCAGTACACCCGCCAGACCGACATGCTCATGACCAGCGAGGAGGCTGTCACGGCCATGGCGGAGAGTTTCATGCGAGGGGAGACGGTCTTTGGAACAGGCGGAGGAATGCAGGAAGAGCCTCCGGCGGCCAGAGAGGAAATTTTTTGA
- a CDS encoding metallophosphoesterase, with amino-acid sequence MTLLGFRGVSPVMLLFFPMALAAVFGGFLLLKRRGARISPRVRRAYLWAWSLTALAALCAFPIVRMHGKYLIMFWLTVLACFGASALGLLAAAYGPAGAASCPHAASRRRFLAGGVAAAAGTLVTFAGVDAATGQSLDVAERRIDLKRRPGSVPGRELRVSFISDLHAGFFLPQGYLSQATGIIEAFRPDVVLFGGDTVEYELSALDEVQGFFRHLAGIAPVYAVLGNHDGYIDPDAMAAFHRLNGVTPLRGEATELTGPWGRFTLLGLRDMTEERPDGRRLLAQDPDHTLLLVHNPQAVLNIPAHNAPLVCLCGHTHGGQMRIPGAGAMVNQADRRIVAGLNEIDGKRIAVTAGLGYSGLPVRLLCPPDVTNLVIA; translated from the coding sequence ATGACCCTGCTCGGATTCAGGGGCGTAAGCCCCGTCATGCTGCTCTTTTTCCCCATGGCCCTGGCGGCCGTCTTCGGCGGGTTTCTGCTGCTCAAGAGGCGCGGTGCGAGGATTTCCCCGCGCGTGCGCCGGGCGTATCTGTGGGCCTGGTCGCTTACGGCCCTGGCCGCGCTCTGCGCCTTTCCCATCGTGCGGATGCACGGCAAATACCTGATCATGTTCTGGCTTACGGTCCTGGCCTGCTTCGGCGCGTCCGCCCTCGGGCTTCTGGCGGCGGCATACGGCCCGGCGGGAGCCGCCTCGTGTCCGCACGCGGCTTCCAGGCGGCGTTTCCTGGCGGGAGGCGTGGCCGCAGCGGCGGGCACCCTGGTCACCTTCGCCGGGGTGGACGCGGCCACTGGGCAGAGCTTGGACGTGGCCGAGCGGCGCATCGACCTCAAGCGCCGCCCGGGCTCGGTCCCCGGGCGCGAGCTGCGGGTGAGCTTCATCTCCGACCTGCACGCGGGCTTCTTCCTGCCCCAGGGATACCTGTCCCAGGCCACCGGGATCATCGAAGCCTTCAGGCCCGACGTGGTCCTCTTCGGGGGCGACACGGTGGAGTACGAGCTTTCCGCCCTGGACGAGGTCCAAGGATTTTTCCGCCACCTTGCCGGAATTGCCCCGGTTTACGCGGTGCTCGGCAACCACGACGGATACATCGACCCGGACGCCATGGCCGCCTTCCACAGGCTGAACGGAGTCACCCCGCTGCGGGGCGAGGCTACGGAGCTGACCGGTCCCTGGGGGCGGTTCACCCTGCTCGGGCTGCGCGACATGACCGAAGAGCGGCCCGACGGGCGCAGGCTGCTCGCACAGGACCCGGATCATACCCTTCTGCTGGTCCACAACCCCCAGGCGGTCCTGAACATCCCCGCCCACAACGCGCCCCTGGTCTGCCTGTGCGGACACACCCACGGCGGGCAGATGCGCATCCCAGGCGCTGGGGCCATGGTGAACCAGGCCGACCGGCGGATCGTGGCCGGGCTCAACGAGATCGACGGCAAACGCATCGCCGTCACCGCCGGGCTCGGCTATTCGGGCCTGCCCGTGCGCCTGCTCTGCCCGCCGGACGTGACCAACCTCGTGATCGCATGA
- a CDS encoding sensor histidine kinase — protein sequence MPDPKILTAATAALALAAAALPFPWSLAPGLAAGWCAFRAYRHLNACLNRSESQKCALDEQLFQSQKLAAIGEVASGIAHEINNPLAVITQESEWLAHLLDQPGPPVNEARESLATIRSQVNRCADITHNLLNLARTWKPIRQPADLNRCVEDMARLAERDAKPRNIALVRNYDEGLPKVPLDPPLMRQAVLNLLVNAVQAVGKDGMVTVSTGRAPEGRVFVRVADNGPGIPHEHLGRVFDPFFTTKAPGKGTGLGLSITQRIVDRLGGFISAANQPPAGAAFTITLPLRNDKPEDAS from the coding sequence ATGCCTGACCCGAAAATCCTCACCGCCGCCACGGCCGCGTTGGCCCTGGCGGCCGCCGCCCTCCCCTTCCCGTGGTCGCTTGCGCCAGGGCTCGCGGCCGGATGGTGCGCCTTCAGGGCCTACCGCCACCTGAACGCCTGCCTGAACCGTTCGGAGTCGCAGAAGTGCGCCCTGGACGAACAGCTCTTCCAGTCCCAGAAGCTCGCAGCCATCGGCGAGGTCGCCTCGGGCATCGCCCACGAGATCAACAACCCCCTGGCGGTCATCACCCAGGAATCCGAATGGCTGGCCCACCTGCTCGACCAGCCCGGGCCTCCCGTGAACGAGGCGCGCGAAAGCCTGGCCACCATCCGCTCCCAGGTGAACCGCTGCGCGGACATCACCCACAACCTGCTGAACCTGGCCCGCACCTGGAAACCCATCCGCCAGCCAGCCGACCTGAACCGTTGCGTGGAGGACATGGCCCGGCTGGCCGAGCGCGACGCCAAACCCCGGAACATCGCCCTGGTCCGCAACTACGACGAGGGCCTGCCCAAGGTGCCGCTGGACCCGCCGCTCATGCGCCAGGCGGTCCTCAACCTGCTGGTCAATGCCGTGCAGGCCGTGGGCAAGGATGGCATGGTCACGGTGTCCACGGGCAGGGCTCCGGAGGGCAGGGTCTTCGTGCGCGTGGCCGACAACGGGCCGGGCATCCCGCACGAGCACCTGGGCCGCGTGTTCGACCCCTTCTTCACCACCAAGGCCCCCGGAAAGGGCACCGGGCTCGGCCTGTCCATCACCCAGCGCATCGTGGACCGGCTGGGCGGATTCATCAGCGCCGCCAACCAGCCTCCAGCAGGCGCAGCGTTCACCATCACCCTGCCCCTTCGCAACGACAAACCGGAGGACGCATCATGA